The following coding sequences lie in one Alloacidobacterium dinghuense genomic window:
- a CDS encoding serine/threonine-protein kinase — protein MDDLRKDNLVGQVLLHYQVTERLGEGGMGVVYRAVDLKLKRTVALKFLPASQAVREEVKERFMREALASSALDHTNIGTLYSVEETTDRQLFLVMACYEGPTLAQKMARGPMSADDSVAIALQACRGLSIAHKQGVVHRDIKPSNLIFNSQGVLKILDFGLAKLHGSPELTAPGSTLGTAAYMAPEQAMGNPADQRADLWSVGVVLYEMLKGRGLFNGSDLRSTIYAVVSKEPEPIPRLPGLLQEVLSKALQKDPERRYQTADEMIAALEAVRGIAFRLGSDDITLSRIGFDPTPKTTAKVQTPPRRRWLVSGLVALVLVAAAIGLWIHGRRAAAVSSGKRIAALPLMAVNTENAADASSTQALADGLRSQLIAALVDRERDNQGLWIVPAAQLTAQHVTDPAGARRTFGADLAITGSLAVSGEQLRIVLSSVDTATSKVLASEVIEGTKANLPALSQKMARASTKMLGLKSGASSPAADPLAGLTPADANTYMASIGYLENWDKSANLDAAITGLEQVTKTAPNFALGFAALADCYRRRYETTKDIHALELADQNVSHAMQIRGDLPDVVLSLGEVRLLQGRYSEALSNFERVVTLDDRNDRAYRGLAKAYAATGLPDKAEETWQKAVALRPNSADAYTQLGLFELYRSNYAKAVVELRRALSLAPANARYMSNLGVALLYAGSLAESRKVLQDSIRVEPNYAAYTNLGNLDLKQGRYAEAAADYENALEINKSDYHVWSNLAVAYSMTPGQKERAKDGFLHAATLCREALKANPNDAGMLSDLAMFVASEGDERQEPLVLIERALALAPQDTDVQFNAAETYESLGYRKEALDWVAKLITAGYPLDDINQSPVLADLVKDKRYQSIVQAQKK, from the coding sequence TTGGACGATCTCAGGAAGGACAACCTAGTCGGACAAGTTCTCCTGCACTACCAGGTGACGGAGCGCCTGGGTGAAGGAGGGATGGGCGTGGTGTATCGCGCCGTTGACCTGAAGCTGAAACGAACCGTCGCTCTTAAGTTTCTTCCTGCCTCGCAAGCCGTTCGCGAAGAGGTGAAGGAGCGCTTCATGCGCGAGGCTCTGGCCTCGTCAGCTCTCGACCACACCAACATTGGAACTCTTTACTCGGTCGAAGAGACCACCGACAGGCAATTGTTCCTTGTGATGGCCTGCTATGAGGGGCCAACGCTCGCGCAAAAGATGGCACGCGGACCGATGTCGGCTGATGATTCGGTTGCGATCGCATTGCAAGCCTGCCGTGGACTGTCGATCGCGCACAAGCAAGGCGTCGTGCACCGAGACATAAAGCCAAGCAACTTGATCTTTAATTCGCAAGGCGTGCTGAAGATCCTCGACTTTGGACTGGCGAAGCTGCATGGCAGTCCCGAACTGACTGCGCCTGGGTCAACCCTGGGGACGGCTGCATATATGGCCCCGGAGCAGGCGATGGGCAACCCTGCGGATCAACGTGCTGACCTGTGGTCGGTGGGTGTGGTGCTCTATGAGATGTTGAAGGGACGCGGGCTTTTCAACGGGTCAGATCTGCGATCCACGATTTATGCGGTCGTGTCGAAGGAACCGGAGCCAATCCCCCGTTTACCCGGTCTGCTGCAAGAAGTCCTGAGCAAGGCTCTGCAGAAGGATCCAGAGCGACGATATCAGACGGCCGACGAAATGATCGCTGCTCTTGAGGCCGTCCGCGGTATCGCTTTCCGGCTTGGATCGGACGACATCACGTTGAGCCGGATCGGGTTCGACCCGACGCCGAAAACTACCGCGAAAGTGCAGACCCCACCGCGAAGGCGATGGTTAGTCTCCGGCTTGGTGGCTTTGGTATTAGTGGCAGCGGCTATCGGACTTTGGATTCACGGGCGGAGGGCGGCGGCTGTATCGTCCGGAAAGCGAATCGCTGCACTGCCGCTGATGGCAGTGAATACAGAGAATGCCGCGGACGCCTCATCCACGCAAGCGCTGGCCGATGGATTGCGCTCGCAGTTGATTGCCGCCCTGGTTGATCGCGAGCGCGACAATCAGGGTTTGTGGATTGTGCCTGCAGCGCAGTTGACGGCACAGCACGTAACCGATCCGGCTGGTGCGCGGCGCACGTTCGGCGCGGACCTGGCGATCACGGGCAGCCTTGCTGTTTCGGGGGAGCAACTACGTATCGTGTTGAGTTCTGTCGACACTGCTACGTCGAAGGTTTTGGCGTCGGAAGTAATTGAAGGCACCAAAGCCAACTTGCCCGCGCTGTCACAGAAAATGGCTCGGGCCTCTACAAAGATGCTCGGATTGAAGTCAGGGGCTTCGTCGCCGGCGGCCGATCCACTGGCTGGCCTCACTCCGGCGGACGCCAACACATACATGGCGAGCATTGGCTATCTGGAAAACTGGGATAAGAGTGCGAATCTTGATGCAGCGATCACGGGCCTGGAGCAAGTTACGAAAACTGCGCCGAACTTCGCGCTGGGCTTCGCCGCCCTTGCCGACTGTTATCGCCGCCGCTACGAAACAACGAAAGACATACATGCTCTTGAATTGGCAGACCAGAACGTCAGCCACGCGATGCAGATTCGCGGCGACCTGCCGGATGTCGTATTGTCGCTGGGCGAAGTACGGTTACTGCAAGGCAGATATTCAGAGGCTTTATCTAACTTCGAGCGTGTGGTGACCCTCGACGATCGCAACGATCGAGCCTATCGTGGCCTGGCGAAGGCCTATGCGGCCACGGGGCTGCCCGACAAGGCGGAGGAAACGTGGCAAAAGGCAGTCGCGTTGCGTCCCAACTCGGCGGATGCGTATACCCAACTCGGACTCTTCGAGTTGTATCGGAGTAACTATGCCAAGGCCGTAGTCGAGCTTCGCCGGGCCCTCAGCCTGGCGCCCGCTAATGCAAGGTATATGTCCAATCTGGGAGTCGCATTGCTCTATGCGGGATCGCTCGCCGAGAGCCGGAAGGTCCTGCAGGATTCGATTCGCGTGGAACCGAACTATGCGGCCTATACGAACCTTGGCAATCTCGACTTGAAGCAGGGGCGCTATGCCGAGGCAGCCGCCGATTATGAGAACGCACTTGAGATCAACAAGAGCGATTACCACGTATGGTCAAACCTGGCCGTCGCTTACTCGATGACCCCGGGCCAGAAAGAGCGAGCGAAGGATGGGTTTCTGCATGCGGCCACATTGTGCAGGGAGGCGCTGAAGGCCAATCCGAACGATGCAGGCATGCTTTCAGATCTCGCGATGTTCGTGGCGTCGGAGGGCGACGAACGCCAAGAGCCGCTGGTGCTGATCGAACGGGCGTTGGCACTAGCGCCGCAGGATACAGACGTGCAGTTCAACGCGGCCGAAACCTATGAATCCCTTGGCTATCGCAAAGAAGCACTGGACTGGGTCGCGAAACTGATTACGGCCGGATATCCCCTCGACGATATCAACCAGAGCCCTGTGTTGGCGGATCTCGTCAAGGACAAACGTTACCAGAGCATTGTCCAAGCGCAGAAAAAATAG
- a CDS encoding helix-turn-helix domain-containing protein, translating to MFRPQPGMASMLQIQPRFFDRSIGELAKGRKVELIRHAHLDDTQIARLIESLRADIAAGSPSGSLFAESVAMALSAHIAQQYSTLTTQPERYRGGLSRFRLNRVLEYINAHLSDNLELNVLAEVAGVNMYHFARAFKQSTGETPHQHVLRRRIERAKEFLRDSRSSVIEASARTGFVDQSHFSKVFRRIVGIAPSEFRNNT from the coding sequence GTGTTTCGACCTCAGCCGGGCATGGCCTCCATGCTGCAAATTCAGCCACGATTTTTTGACCGCAGCATTGGAGAACTTGCGAAAGGCAGGAAAGTGGAACTGATTCGGCATGCGCATTTGGATGATACTCAGATTGCCCGGCTCATCGAGTCGTTGCGTGCGGATATTGCTGCCGGATCTCCCAGCGGCTCGCTCTTTGCCGAGTCCGTTGCTATGGCTCTTTCCGCACACATCGCCCAGCAATACTCCACTCTTACGACACAGCCTGAACGATATCGTGGTGGCCTTTCGCGCTTCAGGCTAAATAGAGTGCTTGAGTACATCAACGCTCACCTCAGCGACAACCTTGAGTTAAATGTCCTGGCCGAGGTCGCGGGAGTGAACATGTATCACTTCGCCAGAGCGTTTAAACAAAGCACTGGTGAAACCCCGCATCAGCATGTGCTCAGAAGACGCATCGAACGCGCTAAGGAGTTTCTTCGTGATTCAAGATCTTCCGTTATTGAAGCGAGCGCGCGTACGGGCTTTGTGGACCAAAGCCACTTCAGCAAGGTCTTCCGGCGCATTGTGGGTATTGCCCCGAGCGAATTTCGCAACAACACATGA
- a CDS encoding glucose 1-dehydrogenase, with amino-acid sequence MNFKGRVVLVTGGTAGIGEATVRHMASLGARTVFVGRDENDGRRIESELLRDGAEAVFFKADLSHPDEVRRIVPATLNLYGRLDYALNNAGTSGQNGLITDQTETNFDDVFSLNVKGLFIALQQEILQMLRQGWGGSIVNTASVSGLLATPGSSIYAASKHAIIGLTKSAAIEYGPRGIRVNAISPGAIQTEMLRQVFGSQEVLDQMAGIHPVRRIGFPEEVADAVAWLLSDNSSYYTGQSLVLDGGLTAQRPFLRPAAMSAASATDKEMRQSM; translated from the coding sequence ATGAACTTTAAAGGCAGAGTTGTCCTTGTTACAGGCGGCACAGCAGGCATTGGCGAGGCGACCGTACGCCACATGGCAAGTCTCGGGGCAAGAACGGTGTTTGTTGGCAGGGATGAGAACGATGGCCGGCGCATTGAATCTGAGCTTCTCCGCGACGGGGCTGAGGCAGTCTTCTTCAAGGCCGACCTCAGCCACCCCGACGAGGTGAGGAGAATTGTTCCGGCAACCCTGAACCTCTACGGGCGTCTCGATTACGCACTTAACAATGCCGGAACATCCGGACAGAACGGCCTTATCACCGATCAAACCGAGACAAATTTCGATGACGTGTTTTCACTCAACGTAAAAGGTCTCTTCATCGCCCTACAGCAGGAAATTCTCCAGATGCTCAGGCAGGGATGGGGCGGCTCAATCGTGAACACGGCGTCTGTGAGCGGACTGTTGGCCACGCCCGGATCTTCTATCTATGCAGCCAGCAAGCATGCAATCATCGGGCTGACAAAATCGGCAGCCATCGAATATGGGCCTCGCGGCATCCGTGTGAACGCCATCAGTCCAGGGGCGATCCAAACCGAAATGCTGCGCCAGGTCTTCGGCAGTCAGGAGGTGCTCGATCAGATGGCGGGCATCCATCCGGTTCGCCGCATCGGCTTCCCTGAAGAGGTAGCCGATGCCGTGGCCTGGCTCCTCTCTGACAACTCTTCGTACTACACAGGTCAGTCTCTTGTTTTGGACGGAGGCCTCACAGCTCAGCGTCCATTCCTGCGACCTGCGGCAATGTCCGCAGCCTCTGCAACGGACAAGGAGATGAGGCAGTCTATGTGA
- a CDS encoding YeiH family protein: MTTFTDTERSVRFERLQLTFNQFHQRASGRAKTIFLVAVVLASSGLISPPLALVAGLIYGLTLAHPYQAESKQLAKFLLQASVVLLGFGMNLGQVMRAGGAGFLYTATGISLTLALGWISGRLIKVPQRQSFLISAGTAICGGSAIAALGPVMSASEEEMAVSLGIVFVLNSVALIFFPLIGNALHLTQTQFGLWAALAIHDTSSVVGASAKYGNLALAVGTTVKLARALWIVPLSLVTAAVNRRRNANTSQSKASIQWPWFILFFSVAAILNTYVPVFSIFYPALNRLGKAGLIVTLFLIGSGINKQTLGRVGARPLIQGIALWVVVALASLAAITEGLVHL, from the coding sequence ATGACGACATTTACGGATACGGAGCGTTCAGTTAGATTCGAACGCCTCCAGCTCACATTCAACCAATTTCATCAACGCGCTTCAGGACGCGCAAAAACGATCTTCCTTGTCGCTGTCGTGCTGGCCAGCAGCGGGCTGATTTCCCCACCCTTGGCCCTCGTCGCGGGACTGATTTACGGATTAACTCTTGCACATCCGTATCAAGCAGAAAGTAAGCAATTAGCGAAGTTTCTGTTGCAGGCATCTGTTGTATTACTTGGTTTTGGCATGAACCTTGGCCAAGTGATGAGGGCTGGAGGGGCTGGCTTTCTGTACACCGCGACCGGGATTTCCTTGACCTTGGCTCTAGGGTGGATTAGTGGCCGATTGATAAAAGTCCCCCAGCGCCAATCTTTTCTGATATCAGCCGGAACTGCGATCTGCGGTGGCAGCGCGATAGCTGCCCTAGGGCCGGTGATGAGTGCGAGTGAAGAAGAGATGGCAGTTTCACTCGGCATAGTGTTCGTACTGAATTCGGTTGCACTAATTTTCTTCCCATTGATCGGAAACGCGCTGCACCTGACACAAACGCAATTCGGCTTGTGGGCTGCGCTCGCCATTCACGACACCAGTTCGGTAGTAGGAGCGTCGGCGAAATACGGAAATCTTGCGCTTGCAGTCGGCACCACGGTTAAGCTGGCCCGAGCGTTATGGATTGTTCCCTTATCGCTGGTAACTGCGGCAGTCAATCGCCGGCGGAATGCGAATACATCACAAAGCAAAGCTTCGATTCAGTGGCCGTGGTTCATCTTATTCTTTTCTGTTGCAGCGATTTTAAATACCTATGTGCCGGTCTTCAGTATCTTCTACCCGGCATTAAATAGGCTCGGTAAGGCCGGGCTGATCGTGACACTGTTTCTCATCGGTTCGGGGATCAACAAGCAAACTTTGGGACGGGTCGGAGCACGGCCACTCATTCAAGGTATCGCTCTTTGGGTGGTTGTAGCTTTGGCTTCCTTGGCCGCCATTACGGAAGGTTTGGTACATCTGTGA
- a CDS encoding NAD(P)-binding domain-containing protein: MKKLKRFETIIIGGGQAGLSVSHYLQREGRDHIILERAAEAANAWRNHRWDSFTLNTPNWQSRLAGAPIPGKDPDGFLSRNEIVKYFEEFIQKNRPPIWYGTHVFAVDAVKDGYIVRTTAGMLHANNVVVATGLHQKPRIPQFKGALSPKIRQLHSDSYRNPDSLAAGAVLVVGSAQSGAQIAEELYQSGRKVYLSVSRSGRVPRRYRGRDINLWSHILGLYERSVDELSSRHEKFGGKPHISGTQGGHTLNLHQFAADGVNLLGRVTELDGEKVRLARDLHLMVAAADRYEANLVTRIDSYIERRSLAMPQETLPHLAAGFEQPERDELDLTRANVNSVIWATGYSFDFTMVRLPVFDADGYPVQQRGVSEYAGLYFVGLPWLHNAKSGLLFGVPEDAAYIASHIIERDQYKVLNSTTYEEAVLPHESWT, translated from the coding sequence ATGAAAAAGCTAAAGAGGTTCGAAACCATCATCATTGGAGGTGGACAGGCAGGTCTTTCTGTCAGCCACTATCTGCAACGGGAAGGCCGTGACCACATCATCCTTGAACGCGCTGCGGAAGCTGCGAATGCATGGAGGAATCATCGCTGGGACTCCTTCACCCTGAACACTCCTAACTGGCAATCGCGTCTTGCAGGCGCTCCTATACCCGGTAAAGATCCCGACGGGTTCCTCAGCCGCAACGAAATCGTCAAATATTTCGAGGAGTTTATTCAGAAGAACCGTCCGCCGATCTGGTACGGAACGCATGTTTTTGCTGTAGACGCAGTCAAGGACGGGTACATCGTCCGTACAACTGCGGGTATGCTCCACGCCAATAATGTTGTCGTTGCTACAGGCCTTCACCAGAAACCACGGATACCTCAATTCAAGGGTGCTCTGTCGCCAAAGATTCGGCAGCTACATTCTGACTCGTACCGGAACCCTGATTCTCTAGCTGCCGGCGCAGTGCTTGTGGTGGGCAGTGCACAATCAGGCGCACAAATTGCAGAAGAGCTGTATCAGAGCGGCAGAAAGGTTTATCTGAGTGTGAGCCGCTCAGGACGCGTGCCCCGTCGTTATCGCGGACGCGACATCAATTTGTGGAGCCACATACTCGGCCTCTACGAACGCAGTGTAGATGAGCTGAGCTCTCGACACGAAAAATTCGGCGGCAAGCCGCATATCAGCGGCACACAAGGTGGCCACACTCTTAACCTTCACCAGTTCGCTGCCGATGGAGTGAACCTGCTGGGTCGCGTTACCGAATTGGACGGCGAGAAGGTAAGACTCGCTCGCGATCTGCACTTGATGGTTGCTGCTGCCGATCGATATGAAGCAAATCTCGTGACCCGGATCGACAGCTACATCGAGAGGCGTAGCCTGGCTATGCCCCAGGAGACCCTTCCTCATCTGGCAGCTGGTTTTGAGCAGCCAGAGAGAGACGAACTCGATCTCACGCGAGCAAATGTCAACAGCGTGATCTGGGCAACCGGCTATTCGTTTGACTTCACCATGGTGCGCCTGCCTGTCTTCGATGCTGACGGATATCCCGTCCAGCAGCGAGGCGTAAGTGAATACGCTGGTCTCTATTTCGTGGGATTGCCCTGGCTGCACAACGCTAAGTCAGGCTTGCTCTTCGGAGTACCAGAGGATGCTGCCTACATAGCTTCCCACATCATCGAACGTGATCAATATAAGGTCCTGAACTCGACCACGTATGAAGAGGCGGTACTCCCTCATGAAAGCTGGACCTGA
- a CDS encoding PhoU domain-containing protein, whose protein sequence is MKNVAVASLRATSGSSTGFMEQTDIYQYIQTLRLHLLDMSRVSQRGVDYSIKAYRLGCPEFCASVRDNTDEINILHREITEIVQELLLMELARESDLRFTLASARICNALQAMHSQAVEIARNSMRLLESGGLRCTDLTTMGDVVNSLVRLCETSECL, encoded by the coding sequence ATGAAAAACGTTGCCGTCGCATCGTTGCGTGCCACCTCCGGAAGCTCGACAGGATTTATGGAACAGACAGACATTTATCAATACATACAGACCCTGCGTTTACATCTTCTGGACATGTCGAGAGTGTCCCAACGAGGCGTTGACTACTCCATCAAAGCCTATAGATTGGGCTGTCCCGAGTTTTGTGCAAGCGTTCGAGACAACACCGATGAAATCAACATACTCCATCGTGAGATCACTGAGATCGTACAGGAATTGCTCCTGATGGAACTTGCGCGCGAGTCAGACCTGCGCTTCACTCTAGCCTCCGCACGAATTTGTAATGCATTGCAAGCAATGCATAGCCAAGCTGTCGAAATTGCGCGAAACAGCATGCGTCTTCTGGAAAGTGGCGGACTCAGATGCACAGACCTCACCACAATGGGCGATGTTGTCAACAGCCTGGTGCGATTGTGTGAAACAAGTGAATGTCTGTGA
- a CDS encoding DoxX family protein, with amino-acid sequence MQRLLGTFPNRSAGLALLILRLAVAAALILSARLCPGPETEVVLALSRMAAVLIIVGWYTRLAATSAVPVSLCTFWVCCEPGVDALRINALMIAILVAIGLLGAGAYSVDARLYGRRRLVVGRPRSELERRGTP; translated from the coding sequence ATGCAACGGCTTCTGGGCACGTTTCCCAATCGAAGCGCGGGCCTGGCGCTGCTGATTCTTCGACTGGCTGTAGCCGCCGCCCTGATATTAAGCGCGCGGCTTTGTCCCGGGCCGGAGACAGAGGTGGTTTTGGCTCTCTCGCGGATGGCAGCAGTCTTGATCATAGTGGGTTGGTACACGCGCCTGGCAGCCACATCGGCGGTGCCGGTTTCTTTGTGCACTTTCTGGGTTTGCTGCGAACCTGGGGTAGATGCATTGCGGATCAATGCGCTTATGATCGCTATACTGGTCGCCATTGGGCTGTTAGGGGCGGGTGCCTATTCTGTGGATGCAAGGCTTTATGGCAGGCGCAGGCTGGTGGTCGGACGCCCGCGAAGTGAGTTGGAGCGGAGGGGGACGCCATGA
- a CDS encoding response regulator: protein MSTTPVSAERIRILTVDDHPLILEGIASVLHRQPDMELVGEASNGYEAIEAFAKLRPDVALIDLQMPGMNGIDTISAILEKWPAACCRVLTTYAGDVQATRALKAGAKGYLLKSMLRKELVDTIRTVHSGKSRIPAEIATELASHLTSDALSAREIEVLRMVREGCSNKIVADRLVISEDTVKGHMRSILSKLNANDRTHAVIIAVRRGFIEG, encoded by the coding sequence ATGAGTACAACACCGGTGAGCGCCGAGCGAATTCGAATCCTTACCGTCGACGACCATCCCCTGATCCTCGAAGGGATTGCCAGCGTGCTGCATCGGCAGCCCGATATGGAGTTGGTGGGCGAAGCTTCGAATGGATATGAGGCCATCGAGGCGTTTGCGAAGCTCAGGCCCGATGTGGCTTTGATCGACCTGCAGATGCCAGGTATGAATGGGATTGATACCATTAGCGCGATTCTTGAAAAGTGGCCGGCCGCATGCTGCAGAGTGCTCACCACCTATGCCGGAGATGTGCAGGCAACGCGCGCATTGAAGGCCGGCGCCAAGGGGTATCTGCTTAAGAGCATGCTGCGCAAAGAACTGGTTGATACCATACGCACCGTTCACTCCGGCAAAAGCCGCATACCAGCCGAGATCGCTACGGAACTGGCCAGTCACCTTACTTCAGACGCTCTGTCGGCGCGCGAAATTGAGGTGCTGCGCATGGTCAGAGAAGGTTGCTCCAACAAAATAGTCGCCGACCGTCTGGTGATTTCTGAGGACACGGTTAAAGGGCACATGCGCAGCATCCTTTCCAAGCTGAACGCAAATGACCGCACGCATGCGGTGATAATCGCCGTAAGACGCGGCTTCATCGAAGGCTGA
- a CDS encoding formylglycine-generating enzyme family protein — translation MKKPTASKSRKETPATPDRKRVWIAGVVIVLAVAACVGVYMRSSRVAAKAPEVSATDANENAASGMKRADAGAKSSLVAVKRVVFEPTAPNPTPAPAKSPQGMAWIPGGEFSMGAQDPPEMDDVGMKATVDSRPIHRVYVDGFFMDKTDVTNAEFEKFVKATGYVTVAERKPRAEDYPDAPPENLVAGSVVFAPPNHPVPLDNYFQWWTYVPGANWRHPLGPNSSIVGKDNYPVVHVAYEDVQAYAKWAGKRLPTEAEWEFAARGGLAGKPYVWGDEFRPHGKWMANTHQGHFPDKDAGEDGYTGIAPVAQFPANGYGLYDMAGNVWQWTSDWYRPDYYQQLKSMGVARNPQGPDSAYDPAEPGHAKKVHRGGSFLCTDQYCSRYMVGTRGKGDVDTGTNHLGFRCVMTIQQWETAQKGAVSHSSPGQ, via the coding sequence ATGAAAAAGCCCACTGCATCGAAGAGCAGAAAAGAGACGCCGGCGACGCCTGACAGAAAGCGAGTCTGGATTGCAGGCGTTGTGATTGTTCTGGCGGTGGCCGCCTGTGTCGGTGTCTACATGCGCTCTTCACGAGTCGCAGCAAAGGCTCCCGAAGTTTCTGCGACGGATGCGAATGAGAATGCTGCATCTGGGATGAAGAGGGCTGATGCGGGCGCGAAGAGCTCATTGGTGGCGGTGAAAAGAGTTGTTTTTGAGCCTACAGCTCCGAACCCCACGCCAGCTCCGGCGAAGTCTCCGCAGGGAATGGCCTGGATTCCGGGTGGAGAGTTCTCGATGGGAGCGCAGGATCCGCCGGAGATGGACGATGTGGGCATGAAGGCTACGGTGGATTCGCGGCCAATCCACCGCGTGTATGTTGACGGCTTCTTCATGGATAAGACAGACGTCACGAATGCGGAGTTCGAAAAGTTTGTAAAGGCGACAGGATATGTAACTGTCGCTGAGCGTAAACCGCGCGCGGAGGATTATCCGGATGCGCCTCCGGAGAATTTGGTAGCGGGCTCAGTTGTCTTTGCGCCGCCCAATCATCCTGTTCCGCTTGACAACTATTTTCAGTGGTGGACGTATGTGCCGGGAGCGAACTGGCGTCATCCTCTAGGACCAAACAGCAGCATTGTGGGGAAAGACAACTATCCAGTGGTGCACGTGGCTTACGAAGATGTGCAGGCGTACGCGAAATGGGCAGGGAAGAGGCTTCCGACGGAGGCGGAGTGGGAGTTTGCAGCGCGCGGCGGGCTTGCGGGCAAACCTTACGTGTGGGGAGATGAGTTTCGTCCGCATGGAAAGTGGATGGCCAATACGCATCAGGGACATTTTCCGGATAAAGACGCGGGAGAGGATGGCTACACGGGAATTGCTCCAGTCGCGCAGTTTCCTGCGAATGGATATGGGCTATACGACATGGCGGGAAATGTGTGGCAGTGGACCAGCGACTGGTACCGTCCGGATTATTATCAGCAGCTAAAGTCGATGGGAGTAGCGCGGAATCCTCAGGGGCCGGATTCAGCGTATGATCCCGCAGAGCCGGGGCATGCCAAGAAGGTTCATCGTGGCGGCTCGTTTCTCTGCACGGACCAATACTGCTCGCGGTACATGGTGGGCACGCGCGGCAAAGGCGATGTTGATACCGGCACGAATCACCTGGGATTTCGCTGCGTGATGACGATTCAGCAGTGGGAGACGGCGCAGAAGGGCGCGGTGAGTCATAGCTCACCCGGCCAATGA
- a CDS encoding glycoside hydrolase family 27 protein, which produces MRTIVALTCSILISAAPAVSQKLAANPPMGWNSWNHFAEHVTDEDVRSAADMLVSTGMRDAGYIYVNVDDTWQGQRDAQGVLHPNERFADMKALGDYIHSKGLKFGIYSSPGAKTCGGYAGSLGHEAQDAKMYAEWGVDFLKYDLCSFQSNMNKEKADHPDDPNAARNLMIAAYKKMGDALKATGRPILYSLCQYGVDQPWKWGPSVGAQMWRTTDDIDDSYGRMVTIGFSQAGLSKYAGPGHWNDPDMLEVGNGKMSEDEYKTHMSLWVLLAAPLLAGNDLSKMSDIDKSILMSKEAIAIDQDPLGKQGDRLYQSGDLDVWTKPLSNGRVAVGLFNRSWDNRDVSVDLADIGFKSGANLRDIWKQKDLGLHTGVFTDTLPKHGVTLLIVSK; this is translated from the coding sequence ATGCGCACCATAGTCGCACTGACCTGTTCTATCCTCATCTCTGCCGCGCCCGCAGTTAGCCAGAAACTCGCCGCCAATCCTCCTATGGGCTGGAACAGTTGGAACCACTTCGCTGAACACGTCACCGACGAAGACGTTCGCTCCGCCGCCGACATGCTGGTCAGCACCGGCATGCGCGACGCCGGTTACATCTACGTCAACGTCGACGACACATGGCAAGGCCAGCGAGATGCCCAAGGTGTCCTGCATCCCAATGAGCGTTTCGCGGACATGAAAGCGCTCGGCGACTACATCCACTCCAAGGGCCTCAAGTTCGGAATCTACTCGTCCCCCGGTGCAAAGACATGCGGCGGATACGCGGGAAGTCTCGGCCACGAAGCCCAGGACGCGAAGATGTATGCCGAATGGGGTGTCGACTTCCTCAAATACGATCTCTGTTCGTTTCAAAGCAACATGAACAAAGAGAAAGCCGACCACCCCGACGATCCCAATGCTGCCAGGAACCTCATGATCGCCGCATATAAGAAAATGGGAGACGCGCTCAAAGCCACTGGCCGCCCCATCCTCTATAGCCTCTGTCAATATGGAGTCGACCAGCCCTGGAAGTGGGGTCCCAGTGTTGGTGCGCAAATGTGGCGGACCACCGACGATATCGACGACTCCTACGGGCGCATGGTCACCATCGGCTTCAGTCAGGCTGGCCTCTCCAAATACGCAGGCCCCGGCCACTGGAACGATCCCGATATGCTCGAAGTCGGCAACGGCAAGATGTCTGAAGACGAGTACAAAACCCACATGAGCTTATGGGTTTTGCTTGCCGCGCCTCTACTCGCGGGCAACGATCTCAGCAAAATGTCCGATATCGACAAGAGCATCCTGATGAGTAAGGAAGCGATCGCCATCGATCAGGACCCGCTAGGCAAACAAGGTGACCGTCTCTACCAAAGCGGAGATTTAGATGTGTGGACCAAACCACTCAGCAACGGGCGCGTAGCCGTCGGCCTCTTCAATCGCAGTTGGGACAACCGCGACGTTTCCGTCGACCTCGCCGACATTGGTTTCAAAAGCGGCGCCAACCTGCGTGACATCTGGAAACAGAAAGACCTCGGCCTGCACACGGGTGTCTTCACCGACACGTTACCCAAACACGGAGTAACCCTGCTTATCGTGAGCAAATAG